The genomic window GCACGTTCGGCATCATCACTGCGACGCGGTCGCCCTTTTCAAGGCCAATGCTCTGCAGCCAGGCGCCGACCTTGCGCGTCTGGCTCTCCAGTTCGCGGTAGCTCATTTTCTTGCCCATGCTGGAAAAGGCGATGCGGTCAGCGTAACGGGCGCAGGATTTATCGAGCAGTTCGGCAAGCGAGGCGTGTTCCAGCGGCGGGAGTTCGGCCGGAATGATATCGGGATAGCTGGCAAGCCAGGGCTTTCCGGGCTTTTCTCCGTGCGGATGGACGGAAATGCTGTTCATCGTGTCCTCTCTCCCTTGAGGCCGCCGCACCGGCGCGTTGCCGGGAATCGACTGAAGGATCCTCCATCTTTCAGTCCGGCAGCTTATGCCATTGCCTGAACGGTTCAAGCCGAGATTGAAGCTATACTAACCTTGACGTAAACGTCAACATTTCGCCGTAGCACGATAATGGCGAGGCCGGGGAACTTTGAGTCTGCGGTGGAGTTTGATCATCCATACTCGCCATGAGGAACACCAAAAAAGGAGGTGCACAATGCTGAACGAGGATACCGACGCCACCCGCCGTGACCCGAATGTCAAGGACACGCACTCGCTGATCGCCAGCGACCGTGTCGAGGGCACCCGCGTCTATGGCCCGGATGGCCGGCATATCGGTTCCATCGAACGCCTGATCATCGGGAAACGCGACGGCCGCGTCGCCTATGCCGTACTGAGCTTCGGCGGCTTCCTTGGCATCGGTCACGATCATTATCCGCTTCCCTGGGAAAAGCTGAACTACGACACCAAGCTGGATGGCTATCGCATCGACCTGACCAAGGAGCAGATCGAGGGCGCACCAAGCTATTCGGACGATGACGACACCTGGTACAACGATAATGGCCGCCGGGTCTACGATTACTACGGCGTGCCGCCCTACTGGATGTAATCTCGTCCGATGGACCGAGCTGGAAGGGCCCCGTGGAACGCGGGGCCTTTTTCATGTGCTGTAGCCGATGGCCCCTCTACCACCGCGCGATAAGATCATTGGCCGACCGCAACACGGTGCCGATAGTAATATCCTCGGCCCGGATCATCTTTGACGTCTTCACCGCAAACACATGGCTCTCGCCCGGCAGCAACGTCACCAGCATCGTGTCGACAATTGCATCGGGGGCCAGCCGATCCGCCATCAGGCAGAGGTCCTTGAGGAAGTTTTGCGCAGTGACCGTCACCGCATAACCGCCGTCGATCTCCCTGACATCAACGCTCAGCCGCGGCGCCAGCAGATTGAGTTCGATATCCTCGACGAAATAATGGAAGGCCCGTCTGTCGAGCATGTCGACGACGATCACTTCGTCTTTCGGTAAGTCGGGGCTGACGATATCCTCCGGCAGCGGAAATTCCTTGGCCTCGAAGCGGTCGCAGAGCAGCCGCCAGAATTCGAACTCGGCAAGCACGGTGCCATCGAGCTTCATGCGCCTGCCGCTGATCCTGGCCCGCCAGAACAGCGTTCGTTCGTTGACCGCCACCGCCGCAAGCCCGCCGTTGCGCGGCTGGATCGTCAGCAGGCGGGGATCATAGGCCGCCTTCAGCGCATACCAGAGCGGCTTGCGGCGCCCAGCCGAATCGAGTGCAGCCCATGAGGTCACCGGCCAGCAGTCGTTGAACTGCCAGACCACCGCGCCCTTGCAGATATTTCGGTACGAGCGCATGTGCTCCACGCCGAAGCGGATGGCGCGCGCCTGGTTGAGCTGGGTGGCGAAGTGCCAGTCGTCCATCGTCTTCGGTTCCGGCAGGTGGCCGGAAAGGCCGCGGATCAGCTTGTCGTTTCCCTGGGTCGCCTTCTGATGGTGGAAGACGCCATTCGATTGCGGCGTCAGCGGCGCGTCGTGCACGCTTTCCTCGATCGTCGCCCAGTTGGCCGGAGCCTGCCAGCCGAATTCGGAGCAGAAGCGCGGGATGTAATTGCGGTAGACCTCGTAGCCGACGTCGTTCCACACGTCCCAGATATGTTTGCAGCCATGCGCGTCGGCATTGGGCTCGATCTCCATCGAGCCGGAATAGGGACTGCCGGGATAATAGGGGCGGTCGGGGTCGAGTTCGGCTGAGAGTTTCGGCAGCAGGTCGAGATAGTAGCCAAGCCCCCAGCTTTCACCCGCCTTGATAATCGGCCGCCAGCCCCATTCGTCGAAGCCCCAGATATTCTCGTTGTTGCCGTTCCAGAGGATGAGAGAGGCATGCGGCATCAGCCGCACGACATTATCGCGCACCTCCGCCTCGACTTCACTCTTGAGCGGCTCCTCCTCCGGATAGGCGGCGCAGGCAAAGAGGAAATCCTGCCAGACCAGCATGCCCATGCGGTCACAGGCTTCGTAGAATTCGTCGCGCTCGAAGATGCCGCCGCCCCAGACGCGCAGCATATGGATATTGGCGCCCTTCGCCTCCTCGATCCGCGCCGCATAACGCTCGGCCGTCACCCGGGACGGGAAGCAATCGTCGGGGATCCAGTTCGCCCCGCAGATGAAGAGCGGTACGTCGTTGATGATAAAGGTGAAGGCCGAGCCGTGTTCGTCCGGGGAGGTGTCGAGCCGCAGCGAGCGAAAGCCGAGCTCCCGCTCGTAAGTATCAAGCAGATCGCTGCTGGTCTCGTCGATCAGCTTCACCGTCAGGGGATAGAGCGGTTGCGCGCCCAGATGATGCGGCCACCACAGCTGCGGCGAGGGCAGGCGAAGTTCGAAGGCGACTTCGTCTTGATCGGCCGCAACCGAGATCGTCGTGGTCACACCGCCGATCTCGCCGACGAGGCTGCATGGGGTATGGTCACCTTGCCGCGCCAGCTTCGCATGCACCTTCACCAGCCCGTCCCCACCGGCAAGCGTCGCCGACACCCGCGTTTGTCCAAGTCGCGCCCGATCCCAGCTTTCCAGCCGCACGGACTTCCAGAGGCCCGCCGTCACCAGCGTCGGTCCCCAGTCCCAGCCGAAATTGCAGGCCATCTTGCGCATCAGATTGCCCGGCCCCGGATAGTTGTTGGGCCGGTAGCCGTAGTGCCTCTCCATCTCGGCGCCATAGGCGTAGGCCGACTGGAAGGTGACCGCGAGTTCGTTCGCGCCGGCTTTCAATAGCTCCGAGACATCGAAGCGGTAGGTGCGGTGCATGTTGAAGGTACGGCCGATCTCCTGGCCGTTCAGTACGATAGTCGCGATCGTATCGAGTCCGTCGAAGACGAGCTCCTGTATCCTGCCATCATTCGGCGTCGCCTCGAAGGTGCAGCGATAGGTCCAGTCCGCCTCGGCGATCCAATCATTGGTGATCTCATTGACGTCGATATAGGGATCGGGGATCAGCCGGTTGGCGAGGAGGTCGAGATGCACACATCCCGGCACCGTTGCGGGGATCGCGTCTGGTAGGCTGACCCTTTCTGTATCGTTGCAGGAAAGCGTCCAACCGGAATTGAGCGTCGTTTTTTCGATCATCAGCCTGCCTTACAGAAAGCGGCCGTGGCGCTGCAGCACCTCGATCTTGTAACCGTCGGGATCGCTGATGAAGAAGAACAGGCCGAAGAGCCTGCCGTCGCGATTGAGCTCGACCAGCTCGCCCGGCTTCAGCCCGAGTTTCGCCAGCCGTTCGCGCTCGACGGCAACCTCTTCGACGGAGAGGGCGAGATGCCCGTAGGCATTGCCGAGATTGTATGGCTCGGTCCGCCCCTTGTTGACGGTCAGTTCCAGCTCGAAGCCGGTCTCGGCATTGCTCATGTAGATCAGAGTGAAAGTGTCGAAATCGACGCGGTCGGCGACCGAGAGGCCGAAGGCCTTGCTGTAGAATTCGACGGAGCGCGCCTCGTCGAGAACGCGGATCATGGAGTGGATCATCTTCGCCAAGGCGGCCTCCCTTTGAATCGATCACCGCAGCCTTGGTAGCGGTCCTCTTACGCCGCACGCAAGCCGATTCTTCGCGTGATCGCGCCTTCGATGAGACCCATGGCATCATAGATCAGCACTGCCATCAGGCCGACGATCAGGCCGCCCTGCAGGATGAAGGCGGTATTGTCGGAGATCAGCCCGGCGATGATCACTTCGCCGAGACCCTTTGCCGCAACCGTCGAGCCGATCGTCGCCGTGCCGATGTTGATGACGGTCGCGACCTTCAATCCTTCGAGGATCAGCGGCAGGGCGAGCGGCAGCTCGACGCGAAACAGCCGCTGCATGCCGTTCATGCCCATGCCGTCGGCGGCGTCGAGCACCTGCGGCGAAACTTGCTTCAGGCCGGCGACGGTGTTTTCGAAGATCGGCAGCAGGCCGTAGAGAAAGAGCGCGATCAGCGTCGGCATGGCGCCGAAGCCGGTGGCGGGAACGGCGAGCGCCAGCACCGCGACCGGCGGGAAGGTCTGCCCTGCATTGGCGATGGCGCGCGACAGCGGCAGAAAATCCGCCCCGCTTTCCCGTGTCACGAAGATGCCGCCGAGCACGGCGAGCGCGGCGCTGCAGGCGATCGATCCGATGACGAGCTGCAGGTGCCCCGCGGCAAGCGAGGCAAGACTGTTTTGGGTATAGACCGCGGGCGCATTGTTGTTCGTCAGCGGCACGAGCAGGAAGGAAAGCCACTCCGTCCTGAACAGCAGGATCAACAGCAGGGCGAGCGCCGCCAGGCGGAAGAGATTGGCGACAAGGAGTTTCATGCCTTGCGGCCTAGCTTGAGAAGCCGGCTCATCGAGATCGATCCCACCGGCGCCTTCTCGCCATCCTGCACGGCCGCCTCCTCGACCCCCTGCCAGATCATTTCGGCGAGCGCATCACGCAGGCTGAGCGACTGCGGGAGCGCATAGGCGAGACCGTTCTTGGCCGGCTCCATGCTGTCCTTCAGCGGGAGCAGCGACATCAGCTTCAGCGCCCGGTCGGAGGTGCCGGTCAATTGTTGGACGAAGGGATCGGCGGGTTCGGTGAGAATCTTTTCCGGCGTCGAGCATTGTAGCAATCTGCCCTGGCTCATCACCGCGATCTGATTGCCGAGATGGAAGGCCTCGTCCATGTCGTGTGTGACGAGGATGACGGTCGTGCCGAACTGCTTCTGGATCGCCAAGAGGTCGTCTTGCGCCTTGCCGCGGATGACAGGGTCGAGCGCCCCGAAGGGCTCGTCCATCAATAGCAGCTCCGGTTCGGCCGCAAGTGCGCGGGCGACACCGACACGCTGCTGCTGGCCGCCGGAGAGCTGATGCGGATATTTGTCGGCGAAATCAGCCGGATCGAGGTTGAAAAGCCCGAGCAGTTCCTCGACCCGTTTGGCGATGCGGGTGGAATCCCAGTCGAGGAGTTGGGGGACCGTCGCGATATTCTGCGCCACGGTCCGGTGCGGGAAGAGGCCGTGTCCCTGGATCGCATAACCGATCCTGCGGCGAAGCTCGGTCACCTCAACGTCCATTATGTTCTGTCCGCCGACGAAGATCTGACCCTCGGTGATCGGCACCAGCCGGTTGATCATCCGCATCAGCGTCGATTTGCCCGAGCCTGATGTGCCGACGATGACGGTGATCTCACCCTTCTCGACGCTCATCGAGACCTTGTCGACAACGGGGGCGGCGCCATAGCGCTTGGTGACGTTCCTGATCTCGATCATGCTCATGCGGCGGATCCCCGGATGCTGTCGATGACCGCATCGAGGATGACGGCCGATGAGAAGGCGAAGAAGACGGTCGGCACGGCCCCAAGGAGGACGAGGTCCATCGCCGTCTGGCCGAGCCCCTGGAAGATGAAGATGCCGAAGCCGCCGCCGCCGATCAGCGCAGCGATCGTCACCATGCCGATCGCCTGCACCAGCACAATGCGGATGCCGGTGAGGATGACGGGAAAGGCAAGGGGCATGTCGATACCGGTCAGGATCTGCCGGCGGGTCAGCCCCATGCCGGCGGCGGCATCGCGTACCGAAGGGTCGACGCCCTGAAGGCCAACGACCGTGTTGGCGACGATCGGCAGCAGCGAATAAAGTACCAGCGCGATCAGCGCCGGCGCCGTGCCGATACCGCGGATGCCGATGGCGGCGGCCAGTGGCACATGGGTGGCGAGATAGCCGAGCGGCAGCATCAGCAGACCGAAGAGCGCCAGACTGGGGATTGTCTGGATGAGGCTCAGGCCCTGCAGCACGACGGCGCGCAGCTTCGGCACCCAGAAGCAGAGGATGCCGAGCGGCAGGCCGAGAACGATGGCGATCGCAAGCGAGCCGAATGCCAGCAGCAAATGCGAGATCGCTTCAGTCTCGAATTGCGCCGACCGTGTGGAAAATTCCTTCATGATCGACAGACTGTCGAGCAGGCCTGAGGAGAGCGAGACGAAGAGCAGCGCCGCATACGCCGCAAGGGCTGCGACCCGCATCCAGGGCGCCAGCCGGATTTTGACAAGCGCATCCGAGATGACGAGCCCGATGACGGCAAACAGAACCCAGAAGCCGCCGCCGGGCGTCATGCGCGCGACCGTGCTGCCCGGCGGCGTTGCCGCCGCCGAGACGAGGCCGATCGCGACGATCAGCGCGGCAAGGCAGAGTGTGGCGATGACAAGCCGCGCGACGGCCTGCTTCAGGAACAGCGTGGCGAAGGCGGTAAGGACAAGGAGGATCGTCAGGAAGATGACGGAAGGCTGAGGAAGAAGCTGCAGCAGTAACATCGGCTTGCCGGCCGCGATGCGGTTCGCCTTCACATAGATGAAGGGCATCAGCGCCGTCGCCGCGATACCGCACGTCACCAGGACCACGCCGAGCCGGTCCAGCCGGCGGACCGCTGAGGTCTCTTCCATCAATTCAACTGTGTCTGCCAACCCGTCTGCCCAACCTATCAGCAATGGGAGGCTCCGCCCGCAATCGGGCGGAGCGAGCGATGACTACTTCAGGAAGCCCTTTTCCTTGAGATAGGCCTCGGCGACGGACTTCGCCGGCTCGCCGTCGACCTGGATCTTGGCGTTGAGCTTGCGCAACTCGTCGGCGGTCAGGCTCTTGAAGATCGGCGAGAGCACTTCCTCGATCTTCGGATTGGCCTTCAGCACCTCTTCGCGGATGATCGGGGTGGGCGCATAGACCTGCTGCACGTTCTTGTCGTCCTCGAGAACGGTGAGTTCGGCCGCTTCGATCGCGCCGTCCGTGCCGTAGACCATGGCGGTGTTGACGCCGTTCGTCTGGTCGGCCGCCGCCTTGATCGTCGCCGCCGTATCGCCGCCGGAGAGAACGACCGTCTGGTCGGGCTTCAGCTGAAAGCCATAGGTCGTCTGGAACGCGGGAAGCGCGCCGGCCGAATTGACGAATTCGGCCGAAGCCGCAAGCTTGACCGCACCGCCGCCGGCAACCCATTTGCCGAAATCCGTCAGGCTCTTCAGCTTGTTCGGGCCGGCGACATCGTTGCGCACGGCAAGCGCCCAGGTGTTGTTGGCGGGCGACGGCGTCAGCCAGACGATCTTGTTGGCGTCGTAATCGAGCTTCTTCGCCAGTTCATAGCCCTGGTC from Rhizobium sp. Pop5 includes these protein-coding regions:
- a CDS encoding ABC transporter ATP-binding protein, whose product is MSMIEIRNVTKRYGAAPVVDKVSMSVEKGEITVIVGTSGSGKSTLMRMINRLVPITEGQIFVGGQNIMDVEVTELRRRIGYAIQGHGLFPHRTVAQNIATVPQLLDWDSTRIAKRVEELLGLFNLDPADFADKYPHQLSGGQQQRVGVARALAAEPELLLMDEPFGALDPVIRGKAQDDLLAIQKQFGTTVILVTHDMDEAFHLGNQIAVMSQGRLLQCSTPEKILTEPADPFVQQLTGTSDRALKLMSLLPLKDSMEPAKNGLAYALPQSLSLRDALAEMIWQGVEEAAVQDGEKAPVGSISMSRLLKLGRKA
- a CDS encoding PRC-barrel domain-containing protein yields the protein MLNEDTDATRRDPNVKDTHSLIASDRVEGTRVYGPDGRHIGSIERLIIGKRDGRVAYAVLSFGGFLGIGHDHYPLPWEKLNYDTKLDGYRIDLTKEQIEGAPSYSDDDDTWYNDNGRRVYDYYGVPPYWM
- a CDS encoding ABC transporter substrate-binding protein, which encodes MLKKLALAVSLSAFAAGAAQAADVVVSSKIDTEGTLLGNVIALALEANGIKTQDRIALGATPVVRKAITAGEIDIYPEYTGNAGFFFNKADDAAWKNIDQGYELAKKLDYDANKIVWLTPSPANNTWALAVRNDVAGPNKLKSLTDFGKWVAGGGAVKLAASAEFVNSAGALPAFQTTYGFQLKPDQTVVLSGGDTAATIKAAADQTNGVNTAMVYGTDGAIEAAELTVLEDDKNVQQVYAPTPIIREEVLKANPKIEEVLSPIFKSLTADELRKLNAKIQVDGEPAKSVAEAYLKEKGFLK
- a CDS encoding VOC family protein translates to MAKMIHSMIRVLDEARSVEFYSKAFGLSVADRVDFDTFTLIYMSNAETGFELELTVNKGRTEPYNLGNAYGHLALSVEEVAVERERLAKLGLKPGELVELNRDGRLFGLFFFISDPDGYKIEVLQRHGRFL
- a CDS encoding ABC transporter permease, producing the protein MKLLVANLFRLAALALLLILLFRTEWLSFLLVPLTNNNAPAVYTQNSLASLAAGHLQLVIGSIACSAALAVLGGIFVTRESGADFLPLSRAIANAGQTFPPVAVLALAVPATGFGAMPTLIALFLYGLLPIFENTVAGLKQVSPQVLDAADGMGMNGMQRLFRVELPLALPLILEGLKVATVINIGTATIGSTVAAKGLGEVIIAGLISDNTAFILQGGLIVGLMAVLIYDAMGLIEGAITRRIGLRAA
- a CDS encoding ABC transporter permease, with the protein product MEETSAVRRLDRLGVVLVTCGIAATALMPFIYVKANRIAAGKPMLLLQLLPQPSVIFLTILLVLTAFATLFLKQAVARLVIATLCLAALIVAIGLVSAAATPPGSTVARMTPGGGFWVLFAVIGLVISDALVKIRLAPWMRVAALAAYAALLFVSLSSGLLDSLSIMKEFSTRSAQFETEAISHLLLAFGSLAIAIVLGLPLGILCFWVPKLRAVVLQGLSLIQTIPSLALFGLLMLPLGYLATHVPLAAAIGIRGIGTAPALIALVLYSLLPIVANTVVGLQGVDPSVRDAAAGMGLTRRQILTGIDMPLAFPVILTGIRIVLVQAIGMVTIAALIGGGGFGIFIFQGLGQTAMDLVLLGAVPTVFFAFSSAVILDAVIDSIRGSAA
- a CDS encoding glycoside hydrolase family 2 protein, which gives rise to MIEKTTLNSGWTLSCNDTERVSLPDAIPATVPGCVHLDLLANRLIPDPYIDVNEITNDWIAEADWTYRCTFEATPNDGRIQELVFDGLDTIATIVLNGQEIGRTFNMHRTYRFDVSELLKAGANELAVTFQSAYAYGAEMERHYGYRPNNYPGPGNLMRKMACNFGWDWGPTLVTAGLWKSVRLESWDRARLGQTRVSATLAGGDGLVKVHAKLARQGDHTPCSLVGEIGGVTTTISVAADQDEVAFELRLPSPQLWWPHHLGAQPLYPLTVKLIDETSSDLLDTYERELGFRSLRLDTSPDEHGSAFTFIINDVPLFICGANWIPDDCFPSRVTAERYAARIEEAKGANIHMLRVWGGGIFERDEFYEACDRMGMLVWQDFLFACAAYPEEEPLKSEVEAEVRDNVVRLMPHASLILWNGNNENIWGFDEWGWRPIIKAGESWGLGYYLDLLPKLSAELDPDRPYYPGSPYSGSMEIEPNADAHGCKHIWDVWNDVGYEVYRNYIPRFCSEFGWQAPANWATIEESVHDAPLTPQSNGVFHHQKATQGNDKLIRGLSGHLPEPKTMDDWHFATQLNQARAIRFGVEHMRSYRNICKGAVVWQFNDCWPVTSWAALDSAGRRKPLWYALKAAYDPRLLTIQPRNGGLAAVAVNERTLFWRARISGRRMKLDGTVLAEFEFWRLLCDRFEAKEFPLPEDIVSPDLPKDEVIVVDMLDRRAFHYFVEDIELNLLAPRLSVDVREIDGGYAVTVTAQNFLKDLCLMADRLAPDAIVDTMLVTLLPGESHVFAVKTSKMIRAEDITIGTVLRSANDLIARW